The following coding sequences are from one Candidatus Nitrohelix vancouverensis window:
- the asnS gene encoding asparagine--tRNA ligase — translation MKRSKIALLLKDNLERPKILARGWVRTRRDSKGGFSFIEINDGSCLKNIQAIVDHSLEGFKSDGNRIHTGACIEVSGALVRSQGKGQGVEIQAEQVKVYGAADPDSYPLQKKRHSFEYLREIAHLRPRTNTFGAVMRVRNRLAFAIHQFFHDRGFVYVNTPIISTGDCEGAGELFQVTTLDLQNLPRVDGGVNYAEDFFGEKTSLTVSGQLEGEVFAMALSEIYTFGPTFRAENSNTSRHLAEFWMVEPEMAFYELVDDMDLAEEFLQYLFKDVLENCPEDLAFFDERIHPGLLDGHRLIAETAFERVDYTRAVEILEKSNQNFSYRPEWGCNLQSEHEHYLSEHVFKKPVILFDYPEKIKPFYMKSNADGKTVRAMDVLLPKLGEIIGGSQREDDYDVLLNRMKEKNLNTDEYFWYLDLRRFGSAPHSGFGLGFERLVQFVTGMDNIRDVIPFPRTPKNAKF, via the coding sequence ATGAAACGATCCAAAATCGCATTACTTTTAAAAGACAATCTGGAGCGACCGAAAATTCTGGCTCGCGGTTGGGTTCGAACCCGGCGCGACTCCAAAGGCGGTTTCTCGTTCATTGAGATCAACGACGGTTCCTGCCTGAAAAATATTCAGGCGATTGTGGATCACTCGCTGGAAGGCTTCAAGAGCGATGGAAACCGGATTCATACAGGCGCCTGCATCGAAGTGAGCGGGGCTTTGGTTCGTTCCCAGGGCAAGGGGCAGGGCGTCGAGATTCAAGCGGAGCAGGTCAAGGTGTACGGCGCCGCCGACCCGGACAGTTATCCGCTCCAAAAGAAGCGGCATTCGTTTGAGTATCTGCGCGAGATCGCGCATTTGCGTCCGCGCACCAATACCTTCGGGGCCGTCATGCGGGTGCGCAATCGGCTTGCCTTTGCCATCCACCAGTTTTTCCATGACCGCGGTTTTGTCTACGTCAACACGCCGATCATATCCACCGGCGACTGCGAGGGGGCGGGGGAATTGTTTCAGGTGACGACCCTGGACTTGCAAAACCTCCCCCGAGTCGACGGCGGGGTGAACTACGCGGAGGATTTCTTTGGCGAGAAAACCAGCCTGACTGTCAGCGGGCAACTGGAAGGCGAAGTGTTCGCCATGGCGCTTTCGGAAATTTACACCTTCGGCCCGACCTTCCGGGCGGAAAATTCAAACACCTCGCGTCACCTGGCGGAGTTCTGGATGGTAGAGCCGGAAATGGCGTTCTATGAGCTGGTGGACGACATGGATCTGGCGGAAGAATTTCTCCAGTATTTGTTCAAGGATGTTCTGGAAAATTGCCCCGAAGACCTGGCCTTCTTCGACGAGCGGATCCACCCCGGCTTGCTGGACGGGCATCGCCTGATCGCGGAGACCGCTTTCGAGCGCGTGGACTATACGCGAGCGGTTGAGATTTTAGAGAAATCCAATCAGAATTTTTCTTATCGACCCGAATGGGGGTGCAATCTGCAATCGGAGCACGAGCATTACCTGAGCGAACATGTGTTCAAGAAACCCGTCATCCTTTTCGATTACCCGGAGAAGATCAAACCGTTTTATATGAAATCCAACGCGGATGGGAAAACGGTGCGGGCGATGGACGTTCTCCTGCCCAAGCTGGGCGAGATCATCGGCGGATCGCAAAGGGAAGATGATTACGATGTTTTGTTGAATCGAATGAAAGAGAAAAATCTGAATACCGACGAATATTTCTGGTATCTGGATTTGCGTCGATTTGGCTCGGCGCCGCATTCAGGATTTGGATTGGGTTTCGAACGTCTGGTGCAGTTTGTCACCGGGATGGACAATATCCGCGACGTGATTCCCTTCCCGCGCACGCCGAAGAATGCAAAATTCTAG
- a CDS encoding YggT family protein, with protein sequence MFIFSNLLAAVAQVLSVGLTLYMWIIIIRALLSWVNPDPYNPIVQFLYSITEPVLYRVRQLLPGPGMGIDLSPIIVLLAIMFMQEFLVRSLGDLAMQLR encoded by the coding sequence GTGTTTATTTTCAGTAACTTATTAGCGGCTGTTGCGCAGGTTTTAAGCGTCGGACTCACTCTCTATATGTGGATCATCATCATCCGCGCCCTGCTTTCTTGGGTGAATCCCGATCCCTACAACCCGATCGTTCAATTCTTATACAGTATCACAGAACCGGTGTTGTATCGAGTCCGGCAATTACTGCCCGGACCGGGCATGGGCATCGATCTGTCCCCCATCATCGTTCTGCTTGCAATCATGTTTATGCAGGAGTTTCTGGTGCGTTCCCTTGGGGATCTTGCCATGCAACTGAGATAA
- a CDS encoding DivIVA domain-containing protein has translation MRLNHLDILEQCFRDKFRGYNKQEVDTFLHMVSEDFKEMEEELEDLRRKTKSSDTIKDQVAELRNELEEKNRVIETLQRSAGEDKGATSQITPEILKDKAKRVVQAARERAEQHRKKAEEELETLRSEIRKLKTEKQTVMETIKQAARSHLDQMKNQPSKTGHDADNQ, from the coding sequence GTGCGACTCAATCATTTAGACATTCTGGAGCAATGCTTCCGCGATAAATTTCGCGGCTACAACAAGCAGGAAGTCGACACCTTCCTCCACATGGTTTCCGAGGATTTCAAGGAAATGGAGGAAGAACTGGAAGACCTGCGTCGAAAGACCAAATCCTCCGACACGATCAAGGATCAGGTCGCCGAACTGCGCAACGAACTGGAAGAAAAAAATCGGGTGATTGAAACCCTGCAACGCTCCGCAGGCGAGGACAAAGGCGCGACGTCGCAGATCACCCCGGAAATCCTCAAGGACAAGGCCAAGCGCGTCGTTCAGGCGGCCCGCGAGCGAGCGGAACAACATCGCAAGAAAGCCGAAGAGGAACTGGAAACGCTTCGCTCCGAGATCAGAAAACTGAAAACGGAAAAACAAACCGTCATGGAAACCATCAAGCAGGCGGCGCGCTCTCATCTCGACCAAATGAAAAACCAGCCCTCAAAAACCGGTCATGACGCTGACAATCAATGA
- the mtnA gene encoding S-methyl-5-thioribose-1-phosphate isomerase has product MIKTIEYIDDIVRMIDQTRLPGETTFVDCKTIEDVGDAIKTMIIRGAPAIGVAAAMGVSLEAQAIQANDFETFYSQLEKKCAVLAQSRPTAVNLAWGIERMKSVARDNKNLPLPQLRERLKQEALDICKQDIASNMAMGEFGQTLIEAQNTVLTHCNAGALATAGFGTALGVIRAAMNAGKNIKVIANETRPFLQGARLTAWELKEDKIPVKLITDNMCGHLMKSGQIDRVVVGADRIAANGDVANKIGTYMVAVMAHRHNIPFYVAAPISTLDLSLPSGDDIPIEERSANEVVTINNKRIAPENIEVGHPAFDVTPNDLISAIITDRGIAYPPYIESLKALAELKQ; this is encoded by the coding sequence ATGATCAAGACCATCGAATACATCGACGACATCGTTCGCATGATTGACCAAACCCGTTTGCCCGGCGAAACGACTTTCGTCGATTGCAAAACTATCGAAGACGTGGGCGATGCTATCAAAACCATGATCATTCGCGGCGCCCCTGCGATCGGCGTCGCCGCCGCGATGGGCGTCAGTCTCGAAGCGCAGGCGATTCAGGCCAATGATTTCGAAACCTTTTACAGTCAACTCGAAAAGAAATGCGCCGTGCTTGCGCAATCGCGGCCTACAGCCGTCAATCTGGCCTGGGGCATTGAGCGCATGAAATCCGTCGCCCGCGATAATAAAAATCTTCCCCTCCCGCAACTGCGCGAACGTCTCAAACAGGAGGCTCTGGATATTTGCAAACAGGACATCGCATCGAATATGGCAATGGGAGAGTTTGGTCAAACGCTCATCGAAGCGCAAAACACTGTGCTGACGCATTGCAACGCGGGCGCGCTCGCTACCGCAGGCTTTGGAACCGCGCTCGGCGTCATTCGCGCCGCGATGAACGCCGGAAAAAATATCAAGGTGATCGCCAACGAAACGCGACCCTTTCTACAGGGCGCGCGCCTCACCGCATGGGAGCTGAAGGAAGACAAAATCCCCGTCAAATTGATCACCGACAATATGTGCGGGCATTTGATGAAGAGCGGACAGATCGACCGCGTCGTGGTCGGAGCCGACCGCATCGCCGCCAACGGCGACGTCGCGAACAAGATCGGCACCTATATGGTCGCCGTCATGGCGCACCGCCACAACATCCCCTTTTACGTCGCCGCGCCGATTTCTACGCTCGACCTGTCTCTGCCTTCTGGCGACGACATCCCCATCGAAGAGCGCTCCGCCAACGAAGTGGTGACGATCAATAACAAACGCATCGCTCCTGAGAATATTGAAGTCGGGCACCCGGCCTTTGATGTAACGCCAAACGATCTGATCTCCGCCATCATCACCGATCGGGGGATCGCCTATCCACCTTACATCGAATCCCTCAAGGCGCTCGCAGAGTTGAAGCAATGA
- a CDS encoding NDP-sugar synthase: MKAMILAAGFGKRLQPLTDLIPKPMMPVLNRPLLTHTLDILRAAGIHEAVVNLHHLPQTVVDYFESSRQDDIRLNFLVEEKIMGTGGGIKAAQKFLDDGEPFVVINSDNLSDVSLNDAIQFHRQQKALLTLVVRRFGPDESYRRIEIDAKGRIVHFLDTEPPGQAALPLTRVMFTGIQIVDPVLFDFIPENTFCGTTEDIYPKLIEQGLNVSGYLHEGYWIDAGTRDAYLQTNFDALDGKLPSSQRDATQAESSVLIGKECRIAPDCEIGPHVVLGDGCIVESGVRISRSVCWDGVHLKKNCQIENCILTSNAEAAEGLQLQGQTVLPR; this comes from the coding sequence ATGAAAGCGATGATTCTGGCGGCGGGATTTGGCAAGCGTCTGCAACCTCTGACCGACTTGATCCCCAAGCCAATGATGCCCGTTCTCAACCGGCCCTTGCTGACCCATACGCTCGATATTTTGCGAGCCGCGGGAATTCATGAGGCGGTGGTGAACCTGCACCATCTCCCTCAAACGGTCGTGGATTATTTTGAGTCGAGTCGACAAGACGACATCCGTCTTAACTTTCTGGTTGAAGAAAAAATCATGGGGACCGGAGGGGGAATCAAAGCCGCTCAAAAATTCCTGGACGATGGAGAACCCTTTGTCGTTATCAACTCAGACAATTTAAGCGACGTCTCACTGAATGATGCGATTCAATTCCATCGCCAGCAGAAAGCCTTGCTGACCCTGGTCGTGAGACGATTCGGCCCGGACGAATCCTACCGCCGTATCGAGATTGACGCGAAGGGGCGCATCGTCCATTTTCTTGACACGGAACCGCCCGGGCAGGCGGCGCTTCCTCTCACGCGCGTGATGTTCACTGGAATCCAGATCGTGGACCCTGTTCTCTTCGACTTCATACCGGAAAATACGTTCTGCGGAACGACGGAAGACATCTACCCCAAACTGATCGAGCAGGGACTCAACGTTTCGGGTTATTTGCATGAGGGCTACTGGATCGACGCGGGAACCCGCGACGCTTATCTGCAAACCAACTTCGACGCTCTGGACGGAAAACTCCCTTCAAGCCAACGCGACGCCACGCAGGCAGAGTCATCGGTTCTCATTGGCAAAGAGTGTCGCATCGCCCCAGATTGTGAGATCGGCCCGCATGTTGTTCTCGGGGATGGTTGCATCGTGGAAAGCGGGGTCCGTATCAGCCGTTCGGTTTGCTGGGACGGCGTTCATCTAAAGAAAAACTGTCAAATAGAAAACTGTATTCTCACATCCAATGCCGAGGCGGCGGAAGGCTTGCAACTCCAAGGGCAAACGGTGTTGCCTCGTTAG
- a CDS encoding cyclic nucleotide-binding domain-containing protein produces the protein MKTDEKISLLKTVDLLNFFDHSTLTKLTQNCREHSLEAGETLFSEGSIENAMYLILSGELVIIKGNKQIATLGPGFYLGEMSLIESKPRSASAKATQKTDLLEISEEHFNEYLASEPKALLSMMRTLSSRIRNDLDNAVKEMQKLSIFTHDIKNNMTPLGIAELGLEDLIEFLEGQNGQHSRKGLDEAKECFEVITAVREGVMSMLEASLNQVKKIKAPYVKEDSDLIEVIRDTVQGISCHKNLRGKTIHTDGELNELRCKINALDIKRVLQNLIINAGCVTEDNGEIRIAIGKKDNEIQVSIIDQGGGIPEEIQPFLLKESLTTKKDGNGLGLLSCKNIVQDSHQGKFWYDTEIGKGTVFHFTLPICPD, from the coding sequence ATGAAAACTGATGAAAAAATCAGTCTGTTGAAGACGGTCGACCTGCTAAATTTTTTCGACCATTCAACGCTGACCAAGCTCACACAAAATTGTCGGGAGCATTCATTGGAGGCAGGGGAAACCCTGTTCAGCGAAGGATCGATTGAAAACGCCATGTACCTCATCCTCTCCGGGGAACTGGTCATTATCAAGGGCAACAAACAAATCGCAACGCTGGGGCCGGGCTTTTATCTTGGCGAGATGTCTCTGATCGAATCCAAGCCCCGTTCCGCTTCAGCCAAAGCCACGCAAAAAACAGACCTGCTCGAAATCAGCGAAGAACATTTCAACGAATACCTTGCGTCCGAACCCAAAGCGCTGTTGTCCATGATGCGCACGCTCTCCAGTCGCATTCGCAACGATCTGGACAACGCCGTCAAGGAAATGCAGAAGCTGAGCATCTTCACTCACGATATTAAAAATAACATGACCCCGCTCGGCATCGCCGAGTTGGGACTGGAAGACCTGATCGAATTTCTTGAAGGGCAAAACGGTCAACATTCCCGCAAGGGACTGGACGAAGCCAAAGAGTGTTTCGAAGTCATCACCGCCGTTCGCGAAGGCGTGATGTCGATGCTCGAAGCCAGTCTGAATCAGGTAAAAAAAATCAAGGCGCCCTACGTCAAGGAAGACAGTGATTTGATTGAGGTGATCCGGGACACGGTTCAGGGAATTTCCTGCCATAAAAACCTGAGAGGAAAAACCATCCACACCGACGGCGAACTTAACGAGTTGAGGTGCAAGATCAATGCGCTCGACATCAAGCGCGTTTTGCAAAACCTCATCATCAACGCCGGATGCGTCACCGAAGACAATGGCGAAATACGCATCGCGATTGGCAAGAAGGACAATGAAATTCAGGTCAGCATCATCGATCAGGGCGGCGGCATCCCTGAAGAGATTCAACCCTTCTTGCTCAAGGAAAGTTTGACGACTAAGAAAGACGGTAACGGGCTGGGCTTGTTATCCTGCAAGAACATTGTCCAAGACTCGCATCAGGGAAAATTCTGGTACGATACCGAGATCGGCAAGGGCACCGTGTTCCATTTCACCCTCCCCATATGCCCTGACTAG
- the rlmD gene encoding 23S rRNA (uracil(1939)-C(5))-methyltransferase RlmD, translating to MTKPNLTIPLKRGQQLELTVETLGASGDGICRHEGYALFAPDTLPGDRILAEVIKLTTNWGSVRTLKRISDSPDRIEPDCPVFPECGGCQLQDLSYEKQLQFKMETLTETLKRIGKVEDLPPVASMESERAFRYRNKGIFPIQFRQGKLCVGFYRRGSHKVVDSPVCNVMLDSINDLKEALRELFEKHDISVYNEKKNKGFLRHLVIRRSEARNETLLGFVTTPGEFRQGFLNEILKKSWLDRFRIKGVVQNINESSGNVIFGAQNRCLWGSEFLLDEHDGISFQIGLDSFFQVNSRQAERLYALIESWVTPGDGLILDAFSGVGSIALRLARSGRRVKGIESFAGAVENARESARLNGLDCEFIHAEVESHFQTLIDSESVQTLVLDPPRKGCDPQFIEAVQKIAPEQIIYISCNPSTLARDINLLQDYQIKKAVLTDMFPQTRHIESALLLERRGDVD from the coding sequence ATGACAAAACCTAATTTGACGATTCCCCTCAAAAGGGGTCAACAGCTGGAACTGACCGTCGAGACCCTCGGCGCTTCCGGCGACGGCATTTGCCGACACGAGGGCTATGCCCTGTTTGCCCCCGACACCCTTCCCGGTGATCGCATCCTTGCCGAAGTGATAAAACTGACGACCAACTGGGGAAGCGTGCGCACCTTGAAACGCATCTCTGATTCACCGGATCGCATTGAGCCGGATTGCCCGGTGTTCCCGGAATGCGGCGGATGTCAGCTTCAAGACCTGAGTTACGAGAAGCAATTGCAATTCAAAATGGAAACGCTGACGGAAACTCTCAAGCGCATCGGCAAGGTCGAGGACCTGCCTCCGGTCGCGTCGATGGAGTCCGAGCGCGCCTTCCGCTACCGCAACAAGGGAATCTTCCCGATCCAGTTTCGCCAGGGAAAATTGTGCGTGGGATTTTATCGTCGCGGCAGTCACAAAGTGGTCGACTCTCCCGTTTGCAACGTCATGCTCGATTCCATCAACGACTTGAAAGAAGCCTTGCGCGAGCTGTTTGAAAAACACGACATCTCCGTCTACAACGAAAAAAAGAACAAGGGATTTTTGCGCCATCTGGTCATCCGCCGCTCCGAGGCGCGCAACGAAACGCTCCTCGGTTTTGTGACGACGCCCGGCGAATTTCGCCAGGGATTTTTGAACGAGATTCTGAAAAAAAGCTGGCTGGATCGATTCCGCATCAAAGGCGTCGTTCAAAATATCAATGAAAGCTCTGGAAACGTGATCTTCGGGGCGCAAAACCGTTGCCTGTGGGGATCAGAATTCCTGCTCGACGAACACGACGGCATCAGCTTCCAAATTGGACTCGACTCCTTCTTTCAGGTGAACTCTCGCCAGGCCGAAAGATTGTACGCCTTGATCGAGAGCTGGGTGACTCCCGGCGACGGCCTCATCCTCGACGCTTTCAGCGGCGTGGGGAGCATCGCCTTGAGACTTGCGCGTTCGGGCCGAAGAGTGAAGGGAATCGAATCGTTTGCCGGAGCGGTAGAAAACGCACGGGAAAGCGCCCGCCTGAACGGACTGGACTGCGAATTCATTCATGCTGAAGTTGAGAGCCATTTCCAAACTTTGATTGACTCGGAAAGCGTGCAGACTCTGGTTCTCGACCCCCCGCGCAAAGGTTGCGACCCGCAATTCATCGAAGCTGTTCAAAAAATAGCGCCCGAGCAGATCATTTATATTTCCTGCAATCCTTCGACCCTGGCTCGGGATATCAACCTGCTTCAGGATTACCAGATCAAGAAGGCGGTTCTGACCGACATGTTCCCTCAAACCCGTCATATCGAATCCGCTCTCCTGTTAGAACGGCGCGGCGACGTCGATTGA
- a CDS encoding YggU family protein, protein MTLTINECAEGSQFSILVQPRSSKNQIVGLQEQRLKVKLTSPPVDGQANQLCIKFLAKAINIRASALSIVSGQTSRKKTIRVEGLTPDELQSRLSPLIPI, encoded by the coding sequence ATGACGCTGACAATCAATGAATGCGCCGAAGGTTCTCAATTCTCTATTCTGGTCCAGCCGCGCTCATCGAAAAATCAAATTGTCGGCCTTCAGGAACAGCGCCTGAAAGTCAAACTCACGTCGCCGCCCGTAGACGGTCAGGCCAATCAGCTGTGCATCAAGTTTCTCGCAAAAGCCATTAACATTCGCGCCTCGGCGCTCTCTATCGTTTCCGGGCAAACGTCCCGAAAAAAAACCATCCGTGTGGAAGGACTGACTCCAGACGAGTTGCAGTCCCGTCTGTCCCCGCTGATTCCAATTTAA